In Mucilaginibacter celer, one DNA window encodes the following:
- a CDS encoding ABC-F family ATP-binding cassette domain-containing protein has protein sequence MIAINNLTFEIGARALYDEANWHIKPGEKIGLIGANGTGKTTLLKIIVGDYKPTSGTVSMAKDLTMGYLNQDLLSYSSDKNIVHVAMEAFERQNQLHDEIESLLKKLETDYSEELLNKLSDKQHEFELLDGYNIEYKAHEILAGLGFSDDDCKRKLSTFSGGWRMRVMLAKILLQAPDILLLDEPTNHLDLPSIQWLEDYLKAFTGAIIIVSHDRWFLDKVINRTVESRKGKLTVYAGNYSFYLEEKALREEIQRGEFKNQQSKIKQEERLIERFRAKASKAKMAQSRIKMLDRMERIDDVDDDNPTVNFAFRFSKQSGRHVVTLEDIVKKYPAIDILNGGEAVIEKGDKIALIGANGKGKSTLLRIIANADKDFTGTMTTGHNVSTTFFAQHQLESLHLENQILQELQAFAPKHTDTELRTILGSFLFTGDDVFKKIKVLSGGEKSRVALAKALTADANFLILDEPTNHLDMQSVNILIQALEQYEGTFIVVSHDRYFLDNVANKIWFIEDQKIKIYPGTYAEFDEWNAKRKLEPKAAAPAPQPKKEEKKPEPVKQPQVENKHQQLKKLNQDLAKMEQQITDLEKEVKQLEAQLADEKIYNDNAKLKQTNAAYSAKQAELKQVQDKWEALAEQILELES, from the coding sequence ATGATTGCTATAAATAACCTTACGTTCGAGATTGGTGCGCGGGCCCTTTATGATGAAGCCAACTGGCATATTAAACCCGGTGAAAAAATCGGTTTGATTGGTGCCAACGGTACCGGTAAAACCACCCTTTTAAAAATTATTGTAGGCGATTACAAACCTACCTCCGGAACGGTATCTATGGCTAAGGACCTTACCATGGGTTACCTTAATCAGGATCTGCTTTCTTATTCATCTGATAAAAATATCGTACATGTGGCCATGGAGGCCTTTGAGCGCCAGAACCAGCTGCACGATGAGATAGAAAGCCTGCTTAAAAAGCTTGAAACGGATTATAGCGAAGAACTTTTAAATAAACTGAGCGACAAGCAGCACGAGTTTGAACTGCTTGACGGTTATAATATCGAATACAAAGCCCACGAAATTTTGGCCGGTTTAGGTTTTAGCGATGACGATTGCAAACGTAAACTGAGCACCTTTTCGGGTGGCTGGCGCATGCGTGTAATGCTGGCCAAAATTCTTTTACAGGCACCGGATATCTTGCTGCTGGATGAGCCTACCAACCACCTCGATTTACCGTCGATCCAGTGGCTTGAGGATTATTTAAAGGCATTTACCGGCGCTATTATCATAGTATCGCACGATAGGTGGTTTTTGGATAAAGTAATCAACCGCACCGTCGAGTCTCGTAAAGGTAAACTGACCGTTTACGCGGGCAATTACTCTTTTTATCTCGAAGAAAAGGCCCTGCGCGAAGAAATTCAGCGTGGTGAGTTTAAAAACCAGCAATCAAAAATTAAACAGGAAGAGCGTTTGATCGAGCGTTTCCGTGCCAAGGCCTCTAAAGCTAAAATGGCGCAATCGCGCATCAAAATGCTGGATAGGATGGAACGGATTGATGATGTGGATGATGATAATCCAACAGTAAACTTTGCTTTCCGTTTCAGCAAACAATCAGGCAGGCATGTAGTAACCTTAGAAGACATCGTTAAAAAATACCCTGCAATTGATATTTTAAACGGCGGCGAAGCCGTAATTGAAAAAGGTGATAAAATTGCCCTGATAGGTGCTAACGGTAAAGGTAAATCAACCTTGCTACGCATTATAGCGAACGCCGATAAAGACTTTACAGGTACCATGACCACCGGGCATAACGTAAGCACTACGTTTTTCGCCCAGCACCAGTTAGAATCATTACACCTCGAAAACCAGATTTTACAGGAGCTGCAGGCCTTCGCGCCTAAACATACCGATACCGAACTGCGCACCATTTTAGGTTCGTTTTTGTTTACGGGTGATGATGTATTTAAAAAGATCAAGGTGCTATCGGGGGGCGAAAAATCGCGCGTAGCTTTGGCCAAGGCGCTTACAGCGGATGCCAATTTCCTGATACTGGATGAGCCTACCAACCACCTGGATATGCAATCGGTTAATATCCTGATCCAGGCTTTGGAACAGTACGAAGGTACTTTCATCGTGGTATCGCACGATAGGTACTTCCTGGACAATGTGGCCAATAAGATCTGGTTCATTGAAGATCAAAAAATCAAGATCTATCCGGGTACCTATGCCGAGTTTGACGAATGGAACGCCAAACGCAAACTTGAACCCAAAGCCGCGGCACCTGCGCCTCAGCCTAAAAAGGAAGAAAAAAAGCCCGAGCCTGTTAAACAGCCTCAAGTCGAAAACAAGCACCAGCAGCTTAAAAAGCTGAACCAGGACCTGGCCAAAATGGAACAACAGATTACCGATCTTGAAAAAGAAGTTAAACAACTGGAAGCCCAACTGGCCGACGAGAAAATATATAACGATAACGCCAAATTAAAGCAAACCAACGCCGCCTACAGCGCCAAACAAGCCGAACTGAAACAGGTTCAGGATAAATGGGAAGCATTGGCCGAGCAGATTTTGGAGTTGGAATCGTAA
- a CDS encoding SGNH/GDSL hydrolase family protein — translation MKNTEQNYRRHFLKTAAVGTIASMGIPAIVSSALANEKPAKKLTFNQGDVVLFQGDSITDWGRDHNKTEPNTTSALGSGYALLTASQLLLKHADKGLKIYNKGISGNKVYQLAERWDTDCLALKPNVLSIHIGVNDFWHTLTGGYKGTIDTYIADYKKLLTRTKEALPEIKLVICEPFAEKNVKAVDDKWYPTFDLFRKAAKDVAAEFDAVFVPYQSAFDKAEQTAPATYWNLDGVHPSVAGEALMAQTWLKATGVL, via the coding sequence ATGAAAAATACCGAACAAAACTACCGCCGCCATTTTTTGAAAACAGCTGCTGTGGGCACCATTGCCTCTATGGGCATCCCCGCCATTGTTTCATCAGCATTAGCTAACGAAAAACCGGCCAAAAAGCTAACTTTTAACCAGGGCGACGTAGTGCTTTTTCAGGGCGACTCAATTACCGATTGGGGTCGCGATCATAACAAAACCGAACCCAATACCACCAGTGCCTTAGGCTCGGGCTATGCTTTGCTTACCGCATCGCAACTGTTGCTTAAACATGCCGATAAAGGATTGAAAATTTATAACAAAGGTATCAGCGGCAATAAAGTATACCAACTGGCCGAGCGCTGGGATACCGATTGTTTAGCCCTTAAGCCTAATGTGCTCAGTATTCACATCGGCGTGAACGATTTTTGGCATACGCTTACCGGCGGCTATAAAGGCACCATTGATACTTATATTGCCGACTATAAAAAATTACTTACCCGCACTAAAGAGGCCCTGCCCGAGATTAAACTGGTGATCTGCGAGCCTTTTGCCGAAAAAAATGTGAAAGCTGTTGACGATAAATGGTACCCGACATTCGATCTGTTCCGCAAGGCAGCAAAAGATGTAGCGGCCGAGTTTGATGCCGTATTTGTGCCCTACCAATCGGCCTTTGATAAAGCCGAGCAAACCGCCCCTGCCACTTACTGGAATCTTGACGGTGTACACCCCAGCGTAGCCGGCGAAGCCCTGATGGCGCAAACCTGGCTGAAAGCCACGGGAGTTTTATAG
- a CDS encoding TspO/MBR family protein, protein MPTPIAALRFRFFPYLISLLIVFAIGITASLFTRPEIAGWYSTLKKPGFNPPPWLFAPVWSAIYIMIATAAYLVWAHRHQKPAYATTRLVYVIQLVLNFSWSIVFFGMHQLMGALIVIALLWLSIIACIYWFGKFNRLAAWLLVPYLLWVSFATVLNASIYFLNQ, encoded by the coding sequence ATGCCCACACCAATAGCTGCCTTACGCTTCAGATTTTTCCCTTACCTCATCAGCCTGCTAATAGTTTTCGCGATAGGTATAACAGCCTCATTATTCACCCGGCCCGAGATTGCCGGCTGGTACAGTACCTTAAAAAAGCCAGGTTTTAATCCACCGCCGTGGCTGTTTGCACCTGTATGGTCGGCAATTTATATCATGATAGCAACTGCCGCCTATTTAGTTTGGGCGCATCGTCATCAAAAGCCGGCTTACGCCACAACCCGTTTAGTTTATGTTATTCAACTCGTCCTTAATTTTTCATGGTCGATTGTGTTTTTTGGGATGCATCAGTTAATGGGAGCACTAATCGTTATCGCCCTGCTATGGCTTAGTATTATCGCTTGCATATACTGGTTCGGCAAGTTTAACCGGCTTGCCGCCTGGCTTTTAGTGCCTTACCTGCTTTGGGTAAGCTTCGCCACGGTGCTTAATGCCAGTATATATTTCCTCAATCAATAG